In Streptomyces sp. NBC_01408, one DNA window encodes the following:
- the secD gene encoding protein translocase subunit SecD — MAAPKKGRRPTGAQGRPGRALAIILIAMVALTAGMFLSKQTTPRLGIDLAGGTSITLKAKSEPGKPDAINETNMNTAVGIIERRVNGLGVSEAEVQTQGRDHIIVNIPKGMNEKQAREQVGTTAQLYFRPVLAFADGAPVAPEPSGSPSPSASGSGAPKAEDGKSSPSATPSSSATSQGRALSEALKAPNAPTPSPSASESKKADDKAPTPTPPPTGDEAAAAALQAKFAALDCTDEAQRAAVGKGVKPEEPTLACGQRGDAWGKWVLGPAAVEGKDVKSAKGVIDQQSGQWIVTMDFNDRGSDAFAKVTGELSAKQMPQNQFAIVLDGSVVSDPSVSSAITGGNAQISGGFTQQSAQDLGNMLSYGALPLSFQEDSVTTVTAALGGEQLKAGLIAGAIGLLLVVIYLLVYYRGLAFVAIVSLLVSAILTYTIMALLGKGIGFALNLPAVCGAIVAIGITADSFIVYFERIRDEIREGRTLRPAVERAWPRARRTILVSDFVSFLAAAVLFIVTVGKVQGFAFTLGLTTLLDVVVVFLFTKPIMTLLARTKFFASGHPWSGLDPKRLGAKPPLRRSRRTGSAPAPVDAKEA, encoded by the coding sequence GTGGCAGCACCGAAGAAGGGCCGGCGGCCCACGGGGGCTCAGGGGAGGCCGGGGCGCGCCCTGGCGATCATCCTGATCGCGATGGTGGCGCTCACCGCGGGGATGTTCCTCTCCAAGCAGACGACTCCCCGGCTCGGCATCGACCTCGCCGGCGGTACGAGCATCACGCTCAAGGCCAAGAGCGAGCCCGGCAAGCCGGACGCGATCAACGAGACCAACATGAACACGGCGGTCGGCATCATCGAGCGCCGCGTCAACGGTCTCGGTGTGTCGGAGGCCGAGGTCCAGACCCAGGGCCGCGACCACATCATCGTGAACATCCCCAAGGGGATGAACGAGAAGCAGGCGCGCGAGCAGGTCGGCACGACCGCCCAGCTGTACTTCCGCCCCGTCCTGGCCTTCGCGGACGGTGCCCCGGTCGCCCCGGAGCCCTCGGGAAGCCCGAGCCCCTCCGCGAGCGGTTCCGGTGCTCCGAAGGCGGAGGACGGCAAGTCCTCTCCCTCGGCCACCCCGTCGTCCAGCGCCACTTCCCAGGGCCGCGCGCTCAGTGAGGCCCTCAAGGCCCCGAACGCCCCCACTCCCTCGCCCTCGGCGAGCGAGTCGAAGAAGGCAGACGACAAGGCGCCGACCCCGACCCCGCCCCCGACGGGTGACGAGGCCGCTGCCGCCGCCCTCCAGGCCAAGTTCGCCGCGCTCGACTGCACCGACGAGGCGCAGCGCGCCGCCGTCGGCAAGGGCGTCAAGCCCGAGGAGCCGACGCTCGCCTGTGGCCAGCGCGGCGACGCGTGGGGCAAGTGGGTGCTCGGTCCGGCCGCCGTCGAGGGCAAGGACGTGAAGAGCGCCAAGGGCGTCATCGACCAGCAGTCCGGTCAGTGGATCGTCACCATGGACTTCAACGACCGGGGCAGCGACGCCTTCGCCAAGGTCACCGGCGAGCTGTCCGCGAAGCAGATGCCGCAGAACCAGTTCGCGATCGTGCTCGACGGTTCGGTCGTCTCCGACCCCTCCGTCAGCTCCGCGATCACGGGCGGCAACGCCCAGATCTCCGGTGGCTTCACCCAGCAGTCCGCGCAGGACCTGGGCAACATGCTCTCGTACGGCGCCCTGCCGCTGTCCTTCCAGGAGGACAGCGTCACCACCGTCACCGCGGCGCTCGGCGGCGAGCAGCTGAAGGCCGGCCTGATCGCCGGAGCCATCGGCCTGCTCCTCGTCGTGATCTACCTGCTGGTGTACTACCGCGGTCTCGCGTTCGTCGCCATCGTCAGCCTCCTGGTCTCCGCGATCCTCACCTACACGATCATGGCGCTCCTCGGTAAGGGCATCGGCTTCGCGCTGAACCTGCCCGCCGTCTGCGGTGCGATCGTCGCGATCGGCATCACGGCGGACTCGTTCATCGTGTACTTCGAACGCATCCGGGACGAGATCCGCGAGGGCCGCACCCTGCGTCCGGCCGTCGAGCGTGCCTGGCCCCGTGCCCGGCGCACCATCCTCGTCTCCGACTTCGTGTCGTTCCTGGCCGCCGCGGTGCTGTTCATCGTCACCGTGGGCAAGGTGCAGGGCTTCGCCTTCACGCTGGGTCTCACCACGCTGCTCGACGTGGTCGTGGTGTTCCTCTTCACGAAGCCGATCATGACGCTGCTGGCGCGTACGAAGTTCTTCGCCAGCGGTCACCCGTGGTCCGGGCTGGACCCGAAGCGGCTCGGCGCCAAGCCGCCGCTGCGCCGGTCCCGCCGCACCGGTTCCGCACCCGCCCCCGTCGACGCAAAGGAGGCGTGA
- the secF gene encoding protein translocase subunit SecF, with product MSKLGDLGARLYRGEVGYDFVGKRFLWYGVSILITITAIVALAVQGLNMGIEFKGGAVFTTPKTAVSVAAATEDAEEASGHDAIVQELGTGGLRIQISGLDTESAADVKKQLATDLKVAEADINADLVGPSWGEQIANKAWTGLGIFMILVVIYLAIAFEWRMAVAALIALIHDLTITVGIYALVGFEVTPGTVIGLLTILGYSLYDTVVVFDGLKEGSKDITKQTRFTYSEIANRSINGTLVRSINTTIVALLPVAALLFIGGGFLGAGMLNDISLSLFVGLAAGAYSSIFIATPLVVDLKEREPAMKALKKRVLAKRAAAAARGESPDEGYESGTEGDEPQIVSQGRSGRRR from the coding sequence ATGTCGAAGCTGGGAGATCTCGGCGCCAGGCTGTACCGCGGTGAGGTCGGCTACGACTTCGTCGGCAAGCGCTTTCTCTGGTACGGCGTTTCCATCCTGATCACCATCACGGCGATCGTGGCCCTGGCCGTTCAGGGCCTCAACATGGGCATCGAGTTCAAGGGCGGTGCCGTCTTCACCACCCCGAAGACGGCCGTCTCCGTCGCCGCGGCGACGGAGGACGCGGAGGAGGCCTCGGGCCACGACGCGATCGTCCAGGAGCTCGGCACCGGCGGCCTGCGCATCCAGATCTCCGGTCTGGACACCGAGTCCGCCGCGGACGTGAAGAAGCAGCTCGCCACCGACCTGAAGGTCGCGGAGGCGGACATCAACGCGGACCTGGTCGGCCCCAGCTGGGGCGAGCAGATCGCGAACAAGGCCTGGACCGGCCTTGGCATCTTCATGATCCTCGTGGTGATCTACCTGGCCATCGCCTTCGAGTGGCGGATGGCGGTCGCGGCGCTGATCGCCCTGATCCACGACCTCACCATCACCGTCGGCATCTACGCGCTGGTCGGCTTCGAGGTCACCCCGGGCACGGTCATCGGTCTGCTGACGATCCTCGGTTACTCCCTCTACGACACCGTCGTCGTCTTCGACGGTCTGAAGGAGGGCTCGAAGGACATCACGAAGCAGACCCGCTTCACGTACAGCGAGATCGCCAACCGCAGCATCAACGGCACCCTGGTCCGCTCGATCAACACCACGATCGTGGCGCTGCTCCCGGTCGCGGCCCTGCTGTTCATCGGCGGCGGCTTCCTGGGCGCGGGCATGCTCAACGACATCTCGCTGTCGCTGTTCGTCGGCCTCGCGGCCGGTGCGTACTCCTCGATCTTCATCGCGACCCCGCTGGTCGTGGACCTGAAGGAGCGCGAGCCCGCCATGAAGGCGCTGAAGAAGCGGGTGCTCGCCAAGCGGGCGGCCGCGGCGGCGAGGGGCGAGTCCCCGGACGAGGGCTACGAGTCCGGTACCGAGGGCGACGAGCCGCAGATCGTGTCCCAGGGCCGGTCCGGGCGGCGCCGATGA
- the ruvB gene encoding Holliday junction branch migration DNA helicase RuvB has product MNWDDETTAEDDARIVGAAADGEDTAVEAALRPKDLGEFVGQEKVRQQLDLVLKAARQRGATADHVLLSGAPGLGKTTLSMIIAAEMGAPIRITSGPAIQHAGDLAAILSSLQEGEVLFLDEIHRMSRPAEEMLYMAMEDFRVDVIVGKGPGATAIPLELPPFTLVGATTRAGLLPPPLRDRFGFTGHMEFYAPEELERVIHRSARLLDVEIDTAGAAEIAGRSRGTPRIANRLLRRVRDYAQVRADGVINREVAGTALQVYEVDARGLDRLDRAVLEALLKLFGGGPVGLSTLAVAVGEERETVEEVAEPFLVREGLLARTPRGRVATPAAWAHLGLVPPQHGGSGSSGQQGLFGA; this is encoded by the coding sequence GTGAACTGGGACGACGAGACCACCGCCGAGGACGACGCACGTATCGTCGGCGCCGCGGCGGACGGCGAGGACACCGCCGTGGAGGCGGCCCTGCGCCCCAAGGACCTCGGCGAGTTCGTCGGCCAGGAGAAGGTCCGCCAGCAGCTGGACCTCGTCCTCAAGGCGGCCCGCCAGCGAGGCGCCACCGCGGACCACGTCCTGCTCTCCGGCGCGCCCGGCCTCGGCAAGACCACGCTGTCGATGATCATCGCGGCGGAGATGGGCGCGCCCATCCGCATCACCTCCGGCCCGGCGATCCAGCACGCGGGCGACCTCGCCGCAATCCTCTCCTCCCTCCAGGAGGGCGAGGTCCTCTTCCTCGACGAGATCCACCGCATGTCCCGGCCCGCCGAGGAGATGCTGTACATGGCCATGGAGGACTTCCGGGTCGACGTGATCGTCGGCAAGGGGCCGGGGGCCACCGCGATCCCGCTGGAGCTGCCCCCGTTCACGCTGGTGGGGGCCACCACCAGGGCCGGACTGCTGCCCCCGCCGCTGCGCGACCGCTTCGGCTTCACCGGACACATGGAGTTCTACGCCCCCGAGGAGCTGGAGCGGGTCATCCACCGCTCCGCCCGCCTCCTCGACGTGGAGATCGACACCGCCGGGGCCGCCGAGATCGCCGGACGCTCCCGGGGCACCCCGCGCATCGCCAACCGGCTGCTGCGCCGCGTCCGCGACTACGCCCAGGTCAGGGCCGACGGCGTGATCAACCGTGAGGTGGCCGGCACCGCCCTCCAGGTGTACGAGGTGGACGCGCGCGGCCTCGACCGGCTGGACCGGGCCGTGCTGGAGGCCCTGCTCAAGCTGTTCGGCGGCGGGCCCGTGGGGCTCTCGACCCTCGCCGTGGCCGTCGGCGAGGAACGGGAGACCGTGGAGGAGGTCGCCGAGCCCTTCCTGGTCCGCGAGGGCCTGCTCGCGCGGACGCCGAGGGGGCGGGTGGCGACGCCCGCCGCATGGGCTCACCTGGGGCTCGTCCCGCCGCAGCACGGCGGCAGTGGATCAAGCGGACAACAGGGCTTGTTCGGGGCCTGA
- the ruvA gene encoding Holliday junction branch migration protein RuvA: MIAFVSGPVAALAPTLAVIEVGGVGMAVHCTPTIIAGLRTGEQARLATSLVVREDSLTLYGFADDDERQVFELLQTASGVGPRLAQAMLGVHSPDALRLAVSTGDEKALMAVPGIGKKGAQKLLLELKDKLGAPLGASGLVGAQRAVATGPAPWTEQLAAALIGLGYASREADEAVSAVTPQAEAAIAAGGSAPVPQLLRAALQSLNRAR, from the coding sequence ATGATCGCCTTCGTCAGCGGCCCGGTCGCCGCGCTCGCCCCCACCCTGGCCGTGATCGAGGTCGGGGGAGTGGGCATGGCCGTCCACTGCACGCCCACCATCATCGCCGGCCTGCGGACGGGCGAACAGGCCCGGCTGGCCACCTCCCTGGTCGTACGCGAGGACTCGCTGACCCTCTACGGCTTCGCCGACGACGACGAGCGGCAGGTCTTCGAGCTGCTCCAGACCGCGAGCGGGGTCGGGCCGAGGCTGGCGCAGGCCATGCTCGGGGTGCACAGCCCGGACGCGCTGCGGCTCGCCGTGTCCACCGGGGACGAGAAGGCGCTGATGGCCGTGCCGGGCATCGGCAAGAAGGGCGCCCAGAAGCTGCTCCTGGAGCTGAAGGACAAGCTGGGGGCTCCCCTGGGCGCGAGCGGCCTCGTCGGGGCGCAGCGGGCCGTCGCCACCGGGCCGGCGCCGTGGACGGAGCAGCTGGCCGCCGCCCTGATCGGGCTCGGCTACGCGTCGCGCGAGGCGGACGAAGCCGTCTCGGCGGTGACGCCGCAGGCCGAAGCCGCCATTGCCGCCGGCGGCTCGGCCCCGGTCCCCCAGCTCCTGCGCGCCGCGCTCCAGTCCCTCAACCGAGCCCGCTGA
- a CDS encoding YebC/PmpR family DNA-binding transcriptional regulator, with amino-acid sequence MSGHSKWATTKHKKAVVDAKRGKLFAKLIKNIEVAARMGGADIDGNPTLFDAIQKAKKSSVPNKNIDSAVKRGGGLEAGGADYETIMYEGYGPNGVAVLIECLTDNRNRAASDVRVAMTRNGGSMADPGSVSYLFNRKGVVLLPKGELSEDDVLETVLEAGAEEVNDLGETFEIISEATDMVAVRTALQEAGIDYDSADSNFLPTMQVELDEEGARKIFKLIDALEDSDDVQNVFANFDVSDEVMEKVDA; translated from the coding sequence ATGTCCGGCCACTCTAAATGGGCTACGACGAAGCACAAGAAGGCCGTGGTTGACGCCAAGCGCGGCAAGCTCTTCGCGAAGCTGATCAAGAACATCGAGGTCGCGGCCCGTATGGGCGGCGCCGACATCGACGGCAACCCGACGCTCTTCGACGCCATCCAGAAGGCCAAGAAGAGCTCGGTCCCGAACAAGAACATCGACTCCGCGGTCAAGCGCGGCGGCGGCCTCGAGGCCGGCGGCGCCGACTACGAGACGATCATGTACGAGGGCTACGGCCCGAACGGCGTCGCGGTGCTCATCGAGTGCCTCACCGACAACCGCAACCGCGCCGCCTCCGACGTCCGTGTCGCCATGACCCGCAACGGCGGCTCCATGGCGGACCCGGGCTCGGTCTCGTACCTGTTCAACCGCAAGGGTGTCGTCCTCCTGCCCAAGGGCGAGCTCTCCGAGGACGACGTCCTGGAGACGGTGCTGGAGGCGGGCGCCGAAGAGGTCAACGACCTCGGCGAGACCTTCGAGATCATCAGCGAGGCCACCGACATGGTCGCGGTCCGTACCGCGCTCCAGGAGGCGGGCATCGACTACGACTCGGCCGACTCCAACTTCCTGCCCACCATGCAGGTCGAGCTGGACGAAGAGGGCGCGCGCAAGATCTTCAAGCTGATCGACGCGCTGGAGGACAGCGACGACGTCCAGAACGTCTTCGCCAACTTCGACGTCTCGGACGAGGTCATGGAGAAGGTCGACGCGTAA
- the pdxS gene encoding pyridoxal 5'-phosphate synthase lyase subunit PdxS, which translates to MSTLPTSPQSAESAIGTSRVKRGMAEQLKGGVIMDVVNAEQAKIAEDAGAVAVMALERVPADIRKDGGVARMSDPNMIEEIIEAVSIPVMAKSRIGHFVEAQVLQSLGVDYIDESEVLTPADEVNHSDKWAFTTPFVCGATNLGEALRRIAEGAAMIRSKGEAGTGNVVEAVRHLRQIKNEIARLRGYDNNELYAAAKELRAPYELVKEVAELGKLPVVLFSAGGVATPADAALMRQLGAEGVFVGSGIFKSGDPAKRAAAIVKATTFYDDPKIIADASRNLGEAMVGINCDTLPEAERYANRGW; encoded by the coding sequence GCTGAGTCGGCCATCGGCACCTCGCGCGTCAAGCGCGGCATGGCCGAGCAGCTCAAGGGCGGCGTGATCATGGACGTGGTCAACGCCGAGCAGGCGAAGATCGCCGAGGACGCCGGCGCCGTGGCCGTCATGGCCCTGGAGCGGGTTCCGGCCGACATCCGCAAGGACGGCGGGGTCGCCCGCATGTCCGACCCGAACATGATCGAAGAGATCATCGAGGCCGTCTCCATCCCGGTCATGGCCAAGTCCCGCATCGGGCACTTCGTCGAGGCCCAGGTCTTGCAGTCCCTCGGCGTCGACTACATCGACGAGTCCGAGGTCCTGACCCCGGCCGACGAGGTCAACCACTCCGACAAGTGGGCGTTCACCACCCCCTTCGTCTGTGGCGCCACCAACCTGGGCGAGGCCCTGCGCCGCATCGCCGAGGGTGCGGCCATGATCCGCTCCAAGGGCGAGGCCGGTACCGGCAACGTGGTCGAGGCCGTCCGTCACCTGCGCCAGATCAAGAACGAGATCGCCCGCCTTCGCGGCTACGACAACAACGAGCTGTACGCCGCCGCCAAGGAGCTGCGCGCCCCGTACGAGCTCGTCAAGGAGGTCGCCGAGCTCGGCAAGCTCCCGGTCGTGCTGTTCTCCGCCGGTGGCGTGGCCACCCCGGCCGACGCCGCGCTGATGCGCCAGCTCGGTGCCGAGGGCGTCTTCGTCGGCTCCGGCATCTTCAAGTCCGGCGACCCGGCCAAGCGCGCCGCCGCCATCGTGAAGGCCACCACCTTCTACGACGACCCGAAGATCATCGCGGACGCCTCCCGCAACCTGGGCGAGGCCATGGTCGGCATCAACTGCGACACCCTGCCCGAGGCCGAGCGCTACGCCAACCGCGGCTGGTAG
- the ruvC gene encoding crossover junction endodeoxyribonuclease RuvC yields MRVLGVDPGLTRCGVGVVEGVAGRPLTMLGVGVVRTPADAELGHRLVAIEQGIEEWLDTHRPEVVAVERVFSQHNVSTVMGTAQASAIAMLCAARRGIPVALHTPSEVKAAVTGSGRADKAQVGAMVTRLLRLSAPPKPADAADALALAICHIWRAPAQNRLQQAVALHASGSKGRTR; encoded by the coding sequence GTGCGCGTACTCGGTGTGGACCCGGGGCTGACGCGGTGCGGCGTCGGCGTCGTCGAGGGAGTCGCCGGACGCCCCCTGACCATGCTCGGCGTCGGTGTCGTACGGACGCCCGCGGACGCCGAGTTGGGCCACCGGCTCGTCGCCATCGAGCAGGGCATCGAGGAATGGCTCGACACGCACCGGCCCGAAGTCGTCGCCGTGGAGCGGGTGTTCAGCCAGCACAACGTCAGCACCGTGATGGGCACCGCCCAGGCGAGTGCCATTGCCATGCTGTGCGCGGCGCGGCGGGGGATACCCGTCGCCCTGCACACCCCGAGCGAGGTCAAGGCCGCCGTCACCGGCAGCGGCCGGGCCGACAAGGCACAGGTCGGGGCGATGGTGACCCGGCTGCTGCGGCTTTCCGCGCCGCCCAAGCCGGCCGATGCCGCCGACGCCCTCGCCCTCGCCATCTGCCACATCTGGCGGGCCCCCGCCCAGAACCGCCTCCAGCAGGCGGTCGCCCTGCACGCCTCAGGCTCGAAAGGCCGTACCCGATGA
- the yajC gene encoding preprotein translocase subunit YajC, with protein sequence MNLVTLLPFIVLIGAMFLMTRSAKKKQQAAAQMRDHMTPGTGVRTIGGMYATVKEVGDDTVTLEVAPGVHAIYAKNAIGAVLEDAEYNRIVHGVVSDEPTDTPVVPDDASSLTEAPKTDLAKDGDESPKLDLGKKDASDEDGSENGPGDEPKDGKADGEAGAK encoded by the coding sequence GTGAATCTCGTGACACTCCTCCCGTTCATCGTGCTCATCGGGGCGATGTTCCTGATGACCCGTTCCGCGAAGAAGAAGCAGCAGGCTGCCGCGCAGATGCGCGACCACATGACGCCCGGCACCGGCGTCCGCACCATCGGCGGCATGTACGCCACGGTGAAGGAGGTCGGTGACGACACCGTCACCCTTGAGGTGGCCCCCGGCGTCCACGCGATCTACGCGAAGAACGCCATCGGTGCCGTCCTCGAGGATGCGGAGTACAACCGCATCGTCCACGGCGTGGTCAGCGACGAGCCGACCGACACGCCGGTCGTCCCGGACGACGCTTCCTCCCTGACCGAGGCCCCGAAGACGGACCTGGCCAAGGACGGGGACGAGTCCCCCAAGCTCGACCTGGGCAAGAAGGACGCCTCCGACGAGGACGGCTCCGAGAACGGCCCCGGCGACGAGCCGAAGGACGGCAAGGCCGACGGCGAGGCCGGCGCCAAGTAG
- the pdxT gene encoding pyridoxal 5'-phosphate synthase glutaminase subunit PdxT has product MSTPVIGVLALQGDVREHLIALAAADAVARPVRRPEELAEVDALVIPGGESTTMSKLAVLFGMLEPLRERVRAGMPVYGTCAGMIMLADKLLDGREDQETLGGIDMIVRRNAFGRQNESFEAKIEFAGIEGGPVEGVFIRAPWVESVGAAAEVLATYDGHTVAVRQGNVLATSFHPELTGDDRVHAYFVDMVRAGL; this is encoded by the coding sequence ATGAGCACCCCCGTGATTGGTGTCCTGGCTCTCCAGGGCGACGTACGGGAGCACCTGATCGCCCTGGCCGCGGCGGACGCCGTGGCCAGGCCGGTCCGGCGCCCCGAGGAGCTCGCCGAGGTCGACGCCCTGGTGATCCCCGGCGGCGAGTCCACGACCATGTCGAAGCTCGCCGTGCTGTTCGGCATGCTGGAGCCGCTGCGCGAGCGCGTGCGGGCCGGCATGCCCGTGTACGGCACCTGCGCCGGCATGATCATGCTCGCCGACAAGCTCCTGGACGGCCGTGAGGACCAGGAGACGCTCGGCGGCATCGACATGATCGTCCGCCGCAACGCCTTCGGCCGCCAGAACGAGTCCTTCGAGGCGAAGATCGAGTTCGCGGGCATAGAGGGCGGTCCCGTCGAGGGCGTCTTCATCCGCGCCCCGTGGGTCGAGTCCGTCGGTGCCGCCGCCGAGGTGCTCGCCACGTACGACGGCCACACGGTCGCCGTGCGCCAGGGCAATGTCCTCGCCACCTCGTTCCACCCCGAGCTGACCGGAGACGACCGCGTCCACGCGTACTTCGTCGACATGGTGCGCGCGGGGCTGTAA
- a CDS encoding adenine phosphoribosyltransferase produces the protein MTALPSEDVRELLLSRIKDVPDYPKPGVMFKDITPLLADPKAFAALTDALVELAGRYGATKIVGLEARGFILAAPVAVQAGIGFVPVRKAGKLPGATLAQSYELEYGTAEIEVHAEDLAAGDRVMVIDDVLATGGTAEASLSLIRRAGAEVAGVAVLMELSFLPGRLRLADALGAAPLDALIVV, from the coding sequence ATGACCGCGCTGCCGTCCGAGGACGTACGCGAGCTGCTGCTCAGCCGGATCAAGGACGTGCCGGACTATCCGAAGCCGGGCGTGATGTTCAAGGACATCACCCCGCTGCTGGCGGACCCGAAGGCCTTCGCGGCCCTCACGGACGCGCTGGTGGAGCTGGCCGGGCGGTACGGGGCGACGAAGATCGTCGGGCTGGAGGCGCGGGGGTTCATCCTCGCGGCCCCGGTCGCCGTACAGGCCGGGATCGGCTTCGTACCGGTGCGCAAGGCCGGGAAGCTGCCGGGTGCGACGCTCGCCCAGTCCTACGAGCTGGAGTACGGGACCGCGGAGATCGAGGTCCACGCGGAGGACCTGGCGGCCGGTGACCGGGTCATGGTCATCGACGACGTACTGGCCACCGGTGGCACCGCCGAAGCCTCGCTCTCGCTGATCCGGCGGGCCGGGGCGGAGGTCGCGGGCGTGGCGGTCCTGATGGAGCTGTCGTTCCTGCCGGGGCGCCTGCGGCTGGCCGACGCGTTGGGCGCGGCTCCGCTGGACGCGCTGATCGTGGTCTGA